A single Buchnera aphidicola (Hyperomyzus lactucae) DNA region contains:
- the dxs gene encoding 1-deoxy-D-xylulose-5-phosphate synthase, which produces MNVNFKKYPILSFANSVENLRLLPIDQLPKLCIELREYLLDVVSVSLGHFASGLGVIEITVALHYIYNTPFDNLLWDIGHQAYPHKILTGRIKQISSIRKKNGLHAFPCREESEYDTLSVGHSSTSISAGLGMSIAANKEGKNRKTICVIGDGAMTAGMAFEAMNHAGVIKSNLLVILNDNKMSISKNVGALHRHLKNLRQLMSIKNYKKILYLFKKQFLRKNKNIKNNFFSFNSIFSNLGFKYLGPFDGHDVFFIISILKKIKDKKGPYLLHLVTKKGKGYLPAELNPVKWHAISPRKLSVSQFLSYSDVFGSWLCEVAEFDKKLIAITPAMCEGSGMSKFARLFPNQYFDVAIAEQHAVTFAAGFAISGYKPVVAIYSTFLQRAYDQLIHDVALQKLSILFAIDRSGIVGNDGQTHQGIFDLAYLRCIPGIVIMTPSNENECRQMLYTGYMHNDGPSVVRYPKGNGIGTLLLPMNKIPLGKSLIKRIGKRIAILNFGVLLKNAVFAADNLNATLVDMRFVKPLDQHMILKLSYKHKFFVTLEEGIISGGAGSSVNEFLMIKKIFLPVLNIGLPDAFIPQGTQEEIRHDYQLDEEGIYKQIFSWLIK; this is translated from the coding sequence ATGAATGTTAATTTTAAAAAATACCCCATTTTATCTTTTGCTAATTCAGTAGAAAATTTACGTCTTTTACCTATTGATCAATTACCAAAACTATGTATTGAGTTGCGTGAATATCTATTAGATGTAGTGTCTGTTTCTTTAGGACATTTTGCTTCTGGATTAGGTGTAATTGAAATTACTGTAGCGTTACACTACATTTATAATACACCATTTGATAATTTATTATGGGATATAGGACATCAAGCATATCCTCATAAGATATTAACTGGAAGAATTAAACAAATTAGTAGTATTAGAAAAAAAAATGGATTACATGCATTTCCTTGTCGAGAAGAAAGTGAATACGATACTTTAAGCGTTGGTCATTCTTCTACTTCTATTAGTGCAGGTTTAGGTATGTCTATTGCGGCGAACAAGGAAGGAAAAAATAGAAAAACTATTTGTGTTATTGGTGATGGCGCAATGACTGCAGGTATGGCATTTGAAGCAATGAATCATGCTGGGGTAATTAAATCTAATTTATTAGTTATATTAAATGATAATAAAATGTCTATTTCAAAAAATGTAGGTGCTTTACATCGGCACTTAAAAAATTTGAGACAATTAATGAGCATCAAAAATTATAAAAAAATATTATATTTATTTAAGAAACAATTTTTAAGAAAAAATAAAAATATTAAAAATAATTTTTTTTCTTTTAATTCAATTTTCTCTAATTTAGGTTTTAAATATTTAGGACCATTTGATGGACATGATGTTTTTTTTATTATTAGTATATTAAAAAAAATAAAAGATAAAAAAGGTCCTTATTTATTGCATCTTGTGACTAAAAAGGGAAAGGGTTATCTTCCAGCAGAATTAAATCCCGTTAAATGGCATGCAATATCTCCACGTAAATTATCAGTTTCACAATTTCTTAGTTATTCAGATGTTTTTGGTTCTTGGCTTTGTGAAGTAGCTGAATTTGATAAAAAGCTAATAGCGATTACACCTGCCATGTGTGAAGGTTCTGGTATGAGCAAATTTGCTCGTCTTTTTCCCAATCAATACTTTGATGTTGCTATTGCCGAACAACATGCAGTTACTTTTGCTGCGGGTTTTGCGATTAGTGGTTATAAACCTGTTGTTGCTATTTATTCTACTTTTTTACAACGCGCTTATGATCAACTTATACATGATGTTGCATTGCAGAAATTATCTATTTTGTTTGCTATTGATAGGAGCGGGATTGTTGGGAATGACGGACAAACACATCAAGGAATTTTTGATCTAGCTTATTTAAGATGTATTCCTGGTATAGTAATTATGACTCCTAGTAATGAAAATGAATGTCGACAAATGCTTTATACTGGTTATATGCATAATGATGGTCCTAGTGTAGTAAGATATCCTAAAGGTAATGGTATTGGAACATTATTGCTGCCAATGAATAAAATCCCGTTAGGAAAATCTTTAATAAAGAGAATTGGAAAAAGAATAGCTATTTTAAATTTTGGTGTTTTATTAAAGAATGCTGTTTTCGCAGCAGATAATTTAAATGCTACATTAGTTGATATGCGTTTTGTTAAACCTTTAGATCAGCATATGATTTTAAAATTATCTTATAAACATAAATTTTTTGTAACTCTTGAAGAAGGTATTATTTCTGGTGGAGCAGGAAGTTCTGTAAATGAATTTCTTATGATAAAAAAGATTTTTTTGCCAGTATTGAATATTGGATTACCAGATGCTTTTATTCCACAAGGTACACAAGAAGAAATTAGACATGATTATCAATTAGATGAAGAAGGTATTTATAAACAAATTTTTTCTTGGCTAATAAAATAA
- a CDS encoding polyprenyl synthetase family protein: protein MHFFQLYNIYKNRINKKILYTLNSLPFQNSNLLKAMKYSIFSGGKRLRSCLVYATGETFKVNIVTLDVISTVIECIHSYSLIHDDLPCMDNDCFRRGKISCHIKYGENIALLAGDALQSLAFNLLSESFMPNISNLERIKMISELSTSIGSSGMCMGQMLDLEAEKKVVNVSELDIINLYKTAFLMRSAVRLTYFSTNNFSKSILSTLDCFATSIGLAFQIQDDILDIENDILKTLNKNTYPLIIGLDQSRKKVKQLYEKSFSALNCLKKKDFNISVLENLTQFIIKNSKSI, encoded by the coding sequence ATGCATTTTTTTCAGCTCTATAACATTTATAAAAATCGTATAAATAAAAAAATTCTTTATACATTAAACAGTTTACCTTTTCAAAATTCCAATCTTTTAAAAGCGATGAAATATAGTATTTTTTCAGGTGGAAAGAGATTGCGTTCATGTTTAGTATATGCAACTGGAGAAACATTTAAAGTGAATATAGTTACATTGGATGTAATATCTACAGTTATTGAATGTATTCACTCTTATTCTTTAATCCATGATGATTTACCATGTATGGATAATGATTGTTTTAGAAGAGGCAAAATTTCTTGTCATATAAAGTATGGAGAAAATATTGCTTTACTTGCTGGTGATGCTTTACAAAGTCTTGCATTTAATCTTTTATCAGAAAGCTTTATGCCAAATATCTCTAATTTAGAACGTATTAAAATGATTTCTGAATTATCTACTTCTATTGGTTCATCAGGTATGTGTATGGGCCAAATGTTAGATTTAGAAGCGGAAAAAAAAGTAGTTAATGTATCTGAATTAGATATTATTAATTTATATAAAACTGCTTTTTTAATGCGTTCTGCTGTACGTTTAACATATTTTTCTACAAATAATTTTTCTAAATCTATATTATCTACTTTAGATTGTTTTGCAACTTCTATTGGTTTAGCCTTTCAAATTCAAGATGATATTTTAGATATTGAAAATGATATTTTAAAAACACTGAATAAAAATACTTATCCGTTGATAATAGGTCTAGATCAATCAAGAAAAAAAGTTAAACAATTATATGAAAAATCGTTTTCAGCTTTGAATTGTTTAAAAAAAAAAGATTTTAATATTAGCGTATTAGAAAATTTAACACAATTTATAATTAAAAATAGTAAATCAATTTAA
- a CDS encoding MFS transporter, producing MNFLELQVTLSFCIIFLLRMLGMFMILPVLSKYGILLDDANEFLIGLSIGIYGIAQVIFQIPFGMLSDKFDRKKIILIGLFLFFIGNIFSATMHSIWGLIIGRFFQGSGAISGVCMACLSDVIRKKNHVKSIAAIGVSFAFSFLISMVIGPFIIRYFGYFSIFWISAYFSIFCMLIVFFIVPSSKNYSLSKNNKNSLFSKKLQFIFNKKFFRSYLGIFFLHFLLTINFMVIPNQFEISGLSFENHWKVYSSTILISFLILFLFIFYCKHKYFLENIIEICIVFILFSVLMFQEANNNLFFLIISLQVFFIAFNFLEIFLPSYLNKQLLSNYKGSVMSIYSTSQFLGISFGGIISGWLYSFLNIAEIFLFEIFIVLIWLMCSIFCKK from the coding sequence ATGAACTTTTTAGAATTACAAGTCACATTAAGTTTTTGTATAATTTTTTTATTACGCATGCTTGGAATGTTTATGATTCTTCCTGTTTTAAGTAAATATGGAATACTTTTAGATGATGCAAATGAATTTTTAATTGGTTTATCTATAGGAATATATGGTATTGCTCAAGTGATTTTTCAGATTCCATTTGGAATGTTATCAGATAAATTTGATAGAAAAAAAATAATTTTAATAGGTCTGTTTCTATTTTTTATTGGAAATATTTTTTCTGCTACTATGCATTCAATTTGGGGGTTAATAATTGGTAGGTTTTTTCAAGGTTCTGGAGCTATTTCTGGTGTATGTATGGCTTGTTTATCTGATGTAATTCGAAAAAAAAACCATGTTAAATCGATTGCTGCTATAGGTGTAAGCTTTGCTTTTTCTTTTTTAATTTCTATGGTTATTGGGCCTTTTATTATTCGGTATTTTGGATATTTTTCTATTTTTTGGATATCTGCATATTTTTCTATTTTTTGTATGTTGATTGTTTTTTTTATTGTTCCTTCTTCTAAAAATTATTCATTATCTAAAAACAATAAAAATAGTTTGTTTAGTAAAAAGTTGCAATTTATTTTTAATAAAAAATTTTTTAGATCTTATCTGGGTATATTTTTTCTGCATTTTTTATTAACGATTAATTTTATGGTTATACCTAATCAGTTTGAAATATCTGGTTTGTCTTTTGAAAATCATTGGAAAGTATATTCAAGTACTATATTAATTTCTTTTTTAATTTTATTTTTGTTTATATTTTACTGTAAACATAAATATTTCTTAGAAAATATTATTGAAATTTGTATTGTATTTATTTTATTTTCAGTATTGATGTTTCAAGAAGCTAACAATAATTTATTTTTTTTAATAATTTCTTTGCAAGTTTTTTTTATAGCTTTTAATTTTCTTGAAATTTTTTTACCTTCTTATTTGAATAAACAATTACTAAGTAATTATAAAGGAAGTGTGATGAGTATTTATTCTACTAGTCAATTTTTAGGGATTTCTTTTGGTGGTATTATTAGTGGCTGGTTATATAGTTTTTTAAATATAGCAGAAATTTTTTTATTTGAAATATTTATTGTTTTGATATGGTTAATGTGTAGTATTTTTTGTAAAAAGTAA
- a CDS encoding TusE/DsrC/DsvC family sulfur relay protein, producing the protein MDIKNKKLYTYETIEKDSEGYLKKTKDWNMILAEEIAKTENIKLNADHWQIIIFIRNFYFKFNMTPSMRMLITSMKKEMGISKSNSIYLFKLFPKGPAIQASKIAGIPKPVKCL; encoded by the coding sequence ATGGATATTAAAAATAAAAAACTATATACATATGAAACAATAGAAAAAGATTCCGAAGGATATTTAAAGAAAACTAAAGATTGGAATATGATATTGGCAGAAGAAATTGCGAAAACAGAAAACATCAAACTAAATGCTGATCACTGGCAGATAATAATTTTTATACGAAATTTTTATTTTAAATTTAATATGACACCTTCTATGAGAATGTTGATTACCAGCATGAAAAAAGAAATGGGTATATCTAAAAGTAATAGTATTTATTTATTTAAACTTTTTCCTAAAGGACCAGCCATACAGGCTAGTAAAATTGCAGGAATACCTAAACCCGTGAAATGTTTGTAA